Part of the Synergistales bacterium genome is shown below.
GCAAGGGCGGCGTCGGCAAGTCCTCGCTGTCGGCGGCGCTGGCCTGGCAGCTGGCCGATAAGGGGAACCGGGTGCTGGCCACCTCCTTCGACCCCGCCCACAACCTGGGGGACATCTTTGGGGAGCAGCTTTCCCACACCAAACGGCGCTATCAGGACACCACGCTCTTTCTGCAGGAGACCGACCTGGAGCAGTCGGCCCAGGAGTACCTCAAGGCCAACATGGGACTCCTGGAGGAGGTCTACAGCTACACCCGGACGCTGAACATGGACCGCTACTTCAAGATCCTCCGCTATTCGCCGGGTGTGGAGGAATACGCCGCACTGACCGCCATGGAACAGCTCTTCCGGGAGGAACGGAACAACTTCGACTACCTGGTGATCGACACGCCGCCCACGGGCCTCACGCTGCGCATCCTGGCGCTCCCCACGGTGACCGTCACCTGGATCGACCGACTGGTCGGCATCCGCAGGGAGATCCTCGACAAGCGCCACACCATCCACAACATCATGGGCAAGTACGACGAGGAGGGCACCAGGCTGGCCTACACGGAGAAGGACGACGCGGTCATGCAGAAGCTCCGGGAGATGCGCGACCGCTACGACAGGGTGCGGACCACGCTGGAAGGTGCCGACACGGGCATCGCCGTGGTCACCAACCCCGACTTCCTCTCCCTCCGGGAATCACAGCGTCTGCTGAAGGGGATCACGGAGCTGCAGCTGCCCCTGCGGACGCTCTTCACCAACAAGGTCACCGGAGAGAGCGAGGCAACCGCAGAGAGGCTGGAACGCGAGCTGCTCGGCACGCGGGAGGACGTCACGCGGAAACGGGTGCCGCTGATCCAGCATGAGCAACCGGCCTGCTATATCATGGACACCGATCTCGTTGCACCGCTGGGGCTTGCGCAAACACCAGGGGAACACCGGTAGGGGGACACAGCACAAATGGACGCACAGCCGATTTCCCAACAGCCGATCTTCTACCTTTTCATCGCCGCCACCATCCTGATCGCCCTGGGCTATTCCTGGGGACGCCGCCGGAGCAAAGGGAT
Proteins encoded:
- a CDS encoding ArsA family ATPase, with amino-acid sequence MQTVFFTGKGGVGKSSLSAALAWQLADKGNRVLATSFDPAHNLGDIFGEQLSHTKRRYQDTTLFLQETDLEQSAQEYLKANMGLLEEVYSYTRTLNMDRYFKILRYSPGVEEYAALTAMEQLFREERNNFDYLVIDTPPTGLTLRILALPTVTVTWIDRLVGIRREILDKRHTIHNIMGKYDEEGTRLAYTEKDDAVMQKLREMRDRYDRVRTTLEGADTGIAVVTNPDFLSLRESQRLLKGITELQLPLRTLFTNKVTGESEATAERLERELLGTREDVTRKRVPLIQHEQPACYIMDTDLVAPLGLAQTPGEHR